In Flavobacteriales bacterium, a genomic segment contains:
- a CDS encoding methionine adenosyltransferase translates to MYLFTSESVSEGHPDKVADQISDALIDNFLAFDKDSKVACETLVTTGQVILAGEVKSKAYLDVQAIAREVIERIGYTKSEYMFDSNSCGVLSAIHEQSPDINQGVDRKKKEEQGAGDQGMMFGYATNETDSYMPLALDISHKILEELAELRREGKKIPYLRPDAKSQVTLEYDDNNRPVRIDAIVISTQHDDFDTEKKMLAKIKKDLVNILIPRIKKKYPKYKKLFNSKIQYHINPTGIFVIGGPHGDTGLTGRKIIVDTYGGKGAHGGGAFSGKDPSKVDRSAAYATRHIAKNLVAAGLCDEVLVQVSYAIGVAKPTSINVDTYGTAKVDMNDGEIARKVEKIFDMRPYFIEKRLKLRNPIYSETAAYGHMGRESKKVKKTFVSPEGKKVTKEVELFTWEKLDHVSKVKKAFGL, encoded by the coding sequence ATGTATCTCTTCACTTCTGAATCCGTTTCTGAAGGTCATCCAGACAAGGTAGCAGACCAGATCTCGGACGCCCTGATCGACAATTTCCTAGCATTTGATAAGGATAGCAAAGTAGCTTGCGAGACTTTGGTCACAACCGGTCAGGTAATTCTGGCTGGAGAAGTGAAATCCAAGGCCTACTTAGATGTGCAGGCCATTGCTCGTGAGGTGATCGAGCGCATCGGATACACCAAGAGTGAATACATGTTCGACTCCAACAGCTGCGGAGTGTTGAGCGCCATCCATGAGCAGAGTCCGGATATCAATCAGGGAGTGGATCGCAAGAAGAAGGAAGAGCAAGGTGCCGGTGATCAGGGGATGATGTTCGGCTATGCGACCAATGAGACAGATAGCTACATGCCTTTGGCCTTGGATATCTCTCACAAGATCCTAGAGGAGTTGGCCGAATTGAGAAGAGAAGGGAAGAAGATACCCTACCTCCGCCCAGATGCGAAGTCGCAGGTCACACTGGAGTATGATGACAACAATCGCCCGGTCAGGATCGATGCCATCGTCATTTCTACGCAGCACGATGATTTCGATACAGAAAAGAAGATGTTGGCCAAGATCAAGAAGGACCTCGTCAACATCCTGATACCTCGTATCAAGAAGAAATACCCCAAGTACAAGAAGCTCTTCAACAGCAAGATCCAGTATCATATCAACCCTACGGGCATTTTCGTCATCGGAGGACCCCACGGGGATACCGGTCTCACCGGAAGAAAGATCATCGTAGATACCTATGGCGGTAAAGGGGCCCATGGTGGAGGAGCATTCTCAGGCAAGGATCCCAGCAAGGTGGATCGATCGGCTGCATATGCTACGCGACATATTGCCAAGAATCTAGTAGCTGCCGGCCTATGTGATGAGGTGCTCGTTCAGGTGTCTTACGCAATCGGGGTAGCAAAGCCCACAAGCATCAATGTAGATACCTACGGTACGGCCAAAGTCGATATGAACGATGGGGAGATCGCTCGGAAAGTGGAGAAGATATTCGATATGAGACCTTATTTCATCGAGAAGCGATTGAAACTTCGCAATCCGATCTACAGTGAGACGGCCGCTTATGGTCATATGGGACGTGAGAGCAAGAAAGTCAAGAAGACCTTCGTCTCTCCGGAAGGAAAGAAGGTGACCAAGGAAGTGGAACTCTTCACTTGGGAGAAACTCGATCACGTCAGCAAGGTGAAAAAGGCCTTCGGACTCTGA
- a CDS encoding uracil-DNA glycosylase family protein: MRKLLDDIAQCTLCAEHLPLGPRPVVTAHPASKVVIIGQAPGIKVHESGVPWDDASGKRLREWLGVSEEKFYDPRLFALVPMGFCYPGKGKSGDLPPRQECAPTWHRSLMEAMPALRWTILIGAYAQKFYLSDNPFKTLTDTVRYGLDRFDRTICLPHPSPRNNIWLKKNEWFERELIPELQLRIQGITGSISQKEEDF; the protein is encoded by the coding sequence ATCAGAAAACTCTTGGATGACATAGCGCAATGCACCCTCTGTGCAGAACATCTACCACTTGGACCAAGACCTGTAGTGACTGCCCACCCGGCATCCAAGGTGGTCATCATCGGTCAGGCACCGGGAATCAAAGTCCATGAGAGCGGAGTACCGTGGGATGATGCCAGTGGAAAGAGGTTACGGGAATGGCTCGGAGTCTCAGAGGAGAAATTCTATGACCCTCGGTTATTCGCACTCGTACCTATGGGCTTCTGCTACCCAGGAAAAGGAAAAAGTGGAGACCTGCCTCCCCGACAAGAGTGTGCTCCTACTTGGCACCGATCGCTTATGGAAGCGATGCCTGCCCTGCGATGGACGATACTCATAGGGGCCTATGCTCAAAAATTCTACTTGAGTGATAACCCCTTCAAGACTCTCACAGATACCGTGCGCTACGGCCTCGACCGATTCGACCGCACCATCTGCTTGCCACATCCTTCCCCGAGAAACAACATCTGGTTGAAGAAAAATGAGTGGTTCGAGCGGGAGCTCATTCCTGAACTACAGCTACGGATCCAAGGAATAACAGGAAGTATATCACAGAAAGAGGAGGACTTCTGA